A single region of the Mannheimia bovis genome encodes:
- a CDS encoding phage baseplate plug family protein, which yields MIEINVPNHNDSLLEVELDDEVFFLHFSWNSTGEFWTLSIENAYNDELVSCLRMLPNRPLLPFVRTADLPLGELVVVREDNLESVGREDFANEKASLIYVGIDDEF from the coding sequence ATGATAGAAATCAATGTACCAAACCATAATGATTCGCTATTAGAAGTTGAGCTTGACGATGAAGTATTTTTCTTGCATTTCTCGTGGAACTCAACAGGCGAATTTTGGACGTTATCGATAGAAAATGCGTACAACGACGAATTAGTTAGTTGTTTGCGAATGTTGCCCAATCGTCCTTTGTTGCCTTTTGTGCGAACTGCTGATTTGCCTTTAGGCGAATTAGTTGTTGTGCGAGAGGATAATTTAGAAAGCGTAGGGCGAGAGGATTTTGCGAATGAAAAAGCCTCTCTCATTTATGTAGGGATTGATGATGAGTTTTAG
- a CDS encoding phage protein, whose protein sequence is MMSFRFNRSYKLLIGKKGQDKNAIAIEPPIRLSFDIQKDVKSEPNENTIKIYNLAESTRKAIEKQDLRCVLYAGYVEEQNTTLLASGDIATAYSYHDGADWVTEIYFLDGLVEIRDTAVTLGYAANVNSTVILNDIAAKMGLKLIADNSLSERKWENGFSFYGAARKALDKIVAGTGLEWSVQNGELQIVNKGKATKRQGVVLAKDSGLIGFPERTREAARAKAADGEDEKKSKKQKITLSNQAQDGWNVKSLLLPQVNPADKVKLESLSATGWFRVETVKHIGDSHSSDWITELHLVERIIDDAKDNKAAKSAKHRKKRKAELKSKS, encoded by the coding sequence ATGATGAGTTTTAGATTTAATCGTAGTTATAAATTACTCATAGGAAAGAAAGGGCAAGACAAAAATGCGATTGCCATTGAGCCGCCTATTCGCCTTTCATTTGATATTCAAAAGGATGTTAAATCAGAGCCAAACGAAAACACGATAAAGATTTATAACTTAGCCGAAAGCACTCGTAAAGCGATTGAAAAGCAAGATTTGCGGTGTGTGCTTTATGCCGGATATGTCGAAGAGCAAAACACAACACTGTTAGCAAGTGGCGATATTGCAACCGCTTATTCATACCACGACGGGGCGGATTGGGTAACTGAAATTTACTTTTTAGATGGCTTAGTTGAAATTCGAGATACCGCTGTTACGCTAGGCTATGCTGCAAATGTTAATTCTACGGTTATTCTCAATGATATTGCTGCTAAAATGGGATTAAAGCTTATTGCAGATAATTCATTAAGCGAGCGAAAGTGGGAGAATGGATTTAGTTTTTACGGTGCTGCAAGGAAGGCTTTAGATAAAATTGTAGCGGGCACAGGGCTTGAATGGTCTGTTCAGAATGGTGAATTACAGATTGTAAACAAAGGCAAAGCCACCAAAAGACAAGGAGTTGTGCTAGCGAAAGATAGTGGTTTAATTGGTTTTCCCGAGCGAACCAGAGAGGCAGCAAGGGCAAAGGCCGCTGATGGCGAAGATGAGAAAAAATCCAAAAAACAGAAAATAACGCTATCAAACCAAGCTCAAGATGGCTGGAATGTGAAAAGCCTGTTATTACCGCAAGTCAATCCAGCTGATAAGGTTAAGTTAGAGAGCTTATCAGCTACAGGCTGGTTTAGGGTCGAAACAGTAAAACATATTGGCGATAGCCATTCTAGCGACTGGATAACCGAATTGCATCTAGTCGAAAGAATAATTGATGATGCCAAAGATAATAAAGCTGCTAAATCAGCGAAACATCGGAAAAAGCGTAAAGCAGAATTAAAAAGCAAGTCGTAG
- a CDS encoding Gp138 family membrane-puncturing spike protein has protein sequence MEDINDFLAEINVAIPATIISYSASNMRATVKPSIPKRLSNGETLPAPQIVNVPICFPVADGGKAMITLPLKPNDGVLLVFSHRSIENWLSGSNDSPNDPRMFDLSDAFAMPSVNARSPSADPENLCVMYGAGTIKIASSGDITINAPSTRIIAPQNTIEGNLAVTGNINCDGDVTATGEVSGKGKKLSTHKHTGVQGGNGITGEPE, from the coding sequence ATGGAAGATATCAACGATTTTTTAGCTGAAATTAATGTTGCAATCCCAGCGACGATTATCAGTTATTCAGCAAGTAATATGCGAGCGACTGTTAAACCGTCTATTCCCAAGAGGTTAAGTAATGGCGAAACATTGCCAGCACCTCAAATTGTAAATGTACCGATTTGCTTTCCGGTTGCGGACGGTGGTAAGGCAATGATTACTTTACCTTTGAAACCGAATGATGGTGTGTTATTAGTATTTTCTCATCGCTCCATCGAAAACTGGTTGAGCGGTTCAAATGATAGTCCTAACGATCCGAGAATGTTCGATTTGTCAGATGCTTTCGCAATGCCTAGCGTTAATGCTAGAAGTCCATCTGCTGATCCTGAAAATTTATGCGTGATGTACGGAGCAGGAACCATTAAAATTGCTTCTAGTGGGGATATAACTATTAATGCACCAAGTACACGTATTATTGCTCCACAAAATACGATTGAAGGTAATCTGGCAGTAACAGGTAACATTAATTGTGACGGAGATGTTACTGCAACAGGCGAAGTAAGCGGTAAAGGTAAGAAACTTTCTACACATAAACATACCGGCGTTCAAGGCGGCAATGGTATAACTGGAGAGCCTGAATGA
- a CDS encoding DUF276 domain-containing protein (DUF276 is restricted to Borreliella and related spirochetes.): MANYGVVNSGFMRKRLPEQLQEIYSEMKSGFGNDISLEPDTVLGVLANITAERFSAIWEEMENVYLQMYPMSATGSNLDRAVSFTGVTRLQEQPSSVDVVWYGVEGTVIPDYASVRNLDSQVLYFNNGEFTISKSKAYDVIISPANSKINTGETISLMIDGVTYRYTTNRSSAAYAIEELGKILKNINYISTSTNGVEMRITASTVESFELELVSGLKLDKLGTMNNCLTEGASLDYAEKGEVSEIVSTVTGLDLVNNLTDGTRGRFEETDSELYARYSRGVYHTGAGTSESIYANLMKVKGVSSALVYENDQKTPDEYGTPANSIHCIVKGGLDNEVAETILALKPAGIPTHGNVSIRVTDSQNINKVVKFSRPKKKHIWIKVVAQTFVDQNELAKSGYIVNITNNIMNYGNSLSVGADVILQRIMAECVKIDGVNSVDVSIGVTNTLTDSEPVYSKQDIKIAPDEEAIFDKSIVVVS; encoded by the coding sequence ATGGCTAATTATGGTGTAGTGAACAGTGGTTTTATGCGAAAAAGATTGCCGGAACAACTGCAAGAAATCTATTCAGAAATGAAATCAGGTTTTGGCAATGACATTTCATTAGAGCCTGACACGGTTTTAGGCGTGCTTGCCAATATTACAGCTGAGCGTTTTTCAGCCATCTGGGAAGAAATGGAAAATGTCTATCTTCAGATGTATCCGATGAGTGCAACAGGGTCTAACTTAGATCGTGCTGTATCCTTTACAGGGGTTACCAGATTACAAGAGCAGCCATCATCGGTTGATGTGGTTTGGTATGGTGTAGAGGGGACAGTTATCCCAGATTACGCTTCCGTTCGCAATTTAGATAGTCAAGTTTTGTATTTCAACAATGGCGAGTTCACGATCAGTAAGTCTAAAGCGTACGATGTGATAATTTCGCCTGCTAACTCAAAAATCAATACAGGCGAAACTATTTCATTAATGATAGATGGCGTCACTTATCGCTACACGACAAATCGTTCTTCAGCTGCTTACGCTATAGAGGAGCTTGGTAAAATATTAAAAAACATTAATTACATCAGCACATCTACAAATGGCGTAGAAATGCGAATTACCGCCTCAACGGTTGAAAGTTTTGAGCTTGAATTGGTTTCAGGGCTTAAATTGGATAAGTTAGGCACAATGAATAATTGTTTAACAGAAGGTGCAAGCCTTGATTATGCTGAAAAGGGAGAAGTTTCAGAGATAGTTTCTACTGTAACAGGGCTTGATTTAGTAAATAATTTAACGGATGGCACAAGAGGTCGTTTTGAAGAGACTGACAGTGAGCTTTATGCTCGTTATTCGCGAGGCGTGTATCACACAGGAGCTGGTACATCAGAAAGTATTTATGCCAATCTGATGAAAGTTAAAGGAGTAAGTTCAGCTCTAGTCTATGAGAACGATCAGAAAACACCTGATGAATACGGCACACCTGCAAACAGTATCCATTGCATTGTCAAAGGTGGATTAGATAATGAAGTTGCAGAAACTATATTAGCTCTTAAACCTGCTGGAATTCCCACGCACGGTAATGTCTCTATACGAGTTACAGACAGCCAAAATATCAATAAAGTGGTTAAGTTTTCAAGACCTAAGAAAAAGCATATTTGGATTAAAGTTGTTGCTCAAACCTTTGTCGATCAGAATGAATTAGCCAAATCAGGTTACATTGTCAACATCACGAATAATATTATGAATTATGGAAATTCACTTTCTGTTGGGGCAGATGTGATTTTACAGCGTATTATGGCGGAATGCGTGAAGATTGACGGCGTAAATAGTGTAGATGTATCAATCGGTGTAACTAACACCTTAACGGATAGCGAACCTGTTTATAGTAAACAAGATATTAAGATAGCACCAGATGAGGAGGCTATCTTTGATAAATCAATTGTAGTGGTATCTTAA
- a CDS encoding DUF2612 domain-containing protein: protein MENYTEIAISNNLIQFNRKPKIEMLYRVLFEPFNAIQTSLAQLITLRHLDTAKGKQLDGIGSILGIERPYTTSDGVFYFGFTGQSRALGFSQAVIRSNSLSIGSGNFKYMSDHGYRRLLHWKIIANNSHGTVEDIIRACKAVFLASKVEVIEGNCEIIINVTRKRKDILDSLDSVKEKLIPASAGVFVTVNFIDLD from the coding sequence ATGGAAAACTATACAGAAATAGCCATTTCAAACAATCTGATCCAGTTTAATCGAAAGCCAAAGATTGAAATGTTGTATCGAGTTCTATTCGAACCGTTTAACGCTATTCAAACTTCGTTAGCTCAATTGATAACCTTAAGACATTTGGACACTGCAAAAGGTAAGCAGTTAGATGGCATCGGTAGTATCTTGGGGATTGAACGTCCCTATACAACTTCAGATGGTGTTTTTTACTTTGGCTTTACTGGACAAAGCCGAGCATTAGGATTTTCGCAAGCGGTTATTCGTTCAAATAGCCTATCTATTGGTTCAGGTAATTTCAAATATATGAGCGATCACGGTTATCGTCGTTTACTACATTGGAAGATCATAGCTAATAATTCGCATGGTACGGTTGAGGACATCATAAGAGCGTGTAAGGCAGTGTTCTTAGCCTCTAAAGTTGAAGTGATTGAGGGGAATTGTGAGATTATTATTAATGTTACCAGAAAACGAAAAGATATTTTAGATTCGCTTGATAGCGTAAAAGAAAAATTAATCCCTGCTTCGGCAGGGGTTTTTGTTACTGTCAATTTTATTGACTTAGATTAG
- a CDS encoding pyocin knob domain-containing protein codes for MALKIMDLFRSIKWAKNGDVTDMSQTNYEAGWSHLGDDTPTVEDFNIVQKLNDEKDQWLFNQIKSVCDDKNIPITEEDAKALLKAINTSATLFQSGITQLSSALDSTLETMAATPKAIKTLKDLIDAITRNLGNYIPNSKKSNAVDSNSADTVATSFAAKTAYDKGVEAKTAVDNLDRIAYKVNKSAGYAGNATALMQENTVFSTTDGNLLGLPPTAYKWGAGVSMSTNGGKALLYVAHAGSQVWAKGGYGDDYSQAWKRLDGADWTDVRGRPSSVNHYGFLDFDITDVMEADLNHITKPGLYGQRVSAGATLNRNYPIQEAGTLLVTPSAYGVQQEYTTYYTNQKYVRGKLDTVWQAWKRIDALNKEDALVEHNIDLTSLDQNRWYPVLMQMPSTRKLYRFALYHALYEESRPGWGLHEGGFGVRCEWEVMPSGWGAWNPSGLRLVKHFEYIHCNQSPLLNLGQIYQESKEYVYLRGGAKYRLYCEPDVRVEISRSDYHGASGEYRWHIPMLHAYDATLVPKPLRVQFDEIFAGLSNKVSKSGDEMRGDLSIRTSDWSGVNLHNLSGKYFRIETNPDHASHFASFIYRNTVGTNEAVIYVPKKVGTMALIEDFSYQKIGNFEIRKYPDGTMYQTYWYDENDLKVWTQKEFTWAISFTETPQIFTSVTTSVNYSHDCGVNVLSSSNNSKVLYHYYEHGNPNQGLCRIQFLGIGRWK; via the coding sequence ATGGCACTTAAAATAATGGATTTATTCAGATCTATCAAGTGGGCTAAAAACGGTGATGTAACGGATATGTCACAAACCAACTACGAGGCTGGCTGGTCTCACTTGGGAGATGATACACCAACAGTTGAAGATTTTAATATTGTTCAAAAATTGAATGATGAAAAAGACCAATGGTTGTTTAACCAGATTAAATCGGTATGCGATGACAAAAATATCCCAATAACGGAAGAGGATGCAAAAGCTCTACTAAAAGCGATTAATACAAGTGCAACATTATTTCAATCAGGCATTACACAATTAAGCAGTGCATTGGATAGCACGCTAGAAACAATGGCAGCCACACCAAAGGCAATTAAAACCCTCAAGGACTTAATTGATGCCATTACTCGTAATCTAGGAAACTACATCCCTAACAGCAAAAAATCAAATGCGGTTGATAGTAATAGTGCGGATACGGTGGCGACGAGTTTCGCGGCTAAAACCGCTTATGACAAAGGCGTTGAGGCTAAAACTGCTGTCGACAATTTAGACAGGATAGCCTATAAAGTCAATAAATCAGCCGGTTATGCCGGCAATGCTACCGCATTAATGCAAGAGAATACCGTTTTTAGCACAACAGATGGCAATTTGCTGGGATTGCCACCAACTGCATACAAGTGGGGAGCTGGTGTTTCAATGTCTACAAACGGTGGTAAAGCATTGCTTTATGTTGCACACGCCGGTTCACAAGTTTGGGCGAAAGGTGGTTATGGTGATGATTATTCACAGGCGTGGAAGCGGTTGGACGGTGCGGATTGGACAGATGTGAGAGGTCGTCCTAGTAGCGTTAATCATTATGGCTTTTTGGATTTTGATATAACAGATGTTATGGAGGCAGACTTAAATCACATAACAAAGCCAGGCTTGTATGGACAAAGAGTAAGTGCAGGTGCAACGCTTAACCGCAACTATCCTATTCAAGAAGCAGGCACGTTATTAGTTACGCCATCCGCTTACGGTGTTCAGCAAGAATATACCACCTACTATACCAATCAAAAGTATGTGCGAGGGAAGCTGGATACTGTTTGGCAGGCTTGGAAACGTATAGATGCCTTAAACAAGGAAGATGCACTGGTTGAACATAATATTGACTTAACAAGCCTAGACCAAAACAGATGGTATCCTGTGTTAATGCAGATGCCATCAACTCGCAAACTCTATCGCTTCGCTCTCTATCACGCACTATATGAGGAAAGTCGTCCGGGTTGGGGATTGCACGAAGGAGGGTTTGGCGTGCGATGTGAATGGGAGGTGATGCCCTCTGGTTGGGGAGCTTGGAATCCTAGTGGTTTGCGTTTGGTTAAGCATTTTGAATATATTCATTGTAATCAATCACCTTTGCTTAATTTAGGACAAATCTATCAAGAAAGTAAAGAGTATGTTTATCTGCGAGGCGGTGCAAAATACCGTCTTTATTGCGAGCCGGATGTGAGGGTAGAAATCAGCCGAAGTGATTATCACGGTGCATCAGGAGAATATCGTTGGCATATTCCAATGCTCCACGCTTATGATGCGACACTTGTACCGAAGCCACTAAGGGTACAATTTGATGAAATCTTTGCAGGATTATCAAATAAAGTCAGCAAATCCGGCGATGAGATGAGAGGCGATTTGAGTATTCGCACGAGTGATTGGTCCGGAGTGAATTTGCATAATCTTTCAGGGAAATACTTTCGCATTGAAACCAATCCTGACCACGCATCTCACTTTGCTTCTTTCATTTATCGCAATACTGTAGGCACAAATGAGGCGGTGATTTATGTGCCGAAGAAAGTCGGTACGATGGCACTAATTGAGGATTTCAGTTACCAAAAAATCGGCAATTTTGAGATTCGCAAATACCCTGACGGCACTATGTACCAAACCTATTGGTATGATGAGAATGACTTAAAAGTGTGGACACAAAAAGAATTTACTTGGGCGATCAGCTTTACCGAAACTCCTCAAATATTTACGAGTGTCACAACATCTGTTAATTATTCTCACGATTGTGGTGTAAATGTATTAAGCAGTAGTAACAATTCAAAAGTACTGTATCACTACTACGAACACGGCAATCCTAATCAAGGTTTATGTCGAATTCAATTTTTAGGCATTGGGAGATGGAAATAA
- a CDS encoding DUF1870 family protein has product MTGLELKLARELLGLSQYEAAEHIGKVHQRSWAFWEAGRTPVKADVAEFMRKLIHHRHEVIKQFSNSKAAGDSQKVVIVYYNTPEHCQSFLDWKFSQSLARTLAIDFGAVLVDFDKKSFDEFCKGFNLKDTPATRSEWAVYQNSAKENG; this is encoded by the coding sequence ATGACAGGACTAGAATTGAAATTAGCTCGTGAATTATTGGGGCTGTCTCAATACGAAGCAGCCGAGCATATCGGCAAAGTACACCAGCGTAGCTGGGCTTTTTGGGAGGCTGGACGAACGCCTGTTAAGGCTGACGTTGCTGAGTTTATGAGAAAGTTAATACATCATCGTCACGAAGTTATCAAGCAGTTTTCTAATAGTAAAGCTGCAGGAGATTCTCAAAAAGTGGTAATTGTGTATTACAACACACCAGAACATTGTCAATCGTTTCTTGATTGGAAATTCAGTCAATCGCTGGCAAGAACGCTAGCCATTGACTTCGGAGCAGTGCTTGTAGATTTTGATAAAAAGTCATTTGATGAATTCTGCAAAGGATTCAATCTTAAAGATACACCAGCCACTCGCAGTGAATGGGCGGTGTATCAAAACTCAGCAAAAGAAAACGGCTAG